The following is a genomic window from Bacteroidota bacterium.
GCATGGGTAGTACTTGCCGGATGAATAACCAGGGATTTTGCATCTGCAACATTAGCAAGCAGGGAGAAAAGTTTCAAGCTGTTGATAAATACCTTTCCTGCTTTCTCTCCGCCTTTAATTCCGAAAGTGAAAATTGATCCTGCTCCTTTGGGTAAATATTTTTTTGCCAGATGGTGGTATTTGTTTCCTTCTAATTCGGGATAATTCACCCAGGCTACTTTAGGGTGGTTTGATAAATATTTGACGATCTTTCTGGCGTTTTCCACATGACGTTCAACCCTTAAGGACAATGTTTCCAGGCCCTGGATAAACAGGAAGGCATTTAACGGAGCTACAGTGGCACCGGTATTTCTCAACAACTGAACCCTGGCTTTGGATATATATGCTGCTGCCCCCAGATCATTGGCATAACGTATGCCGTTATAACTTTTATCAGGAGTAGTGAAATCAGGGAATTTCCCGCTTCCAATCCAATCAAATTTTCCGCCATCGACGATGACTCCACCGACTGCCGTTCCGTGGCCACCAATAAATTTGGTTGCTGAATGAACCACAACATCAGCTCCATATTCTATAGGCCTGACAAGATAAGGTGTTCCAAAGGTGTTGTCGATAATGAACGGGATCTTATTTTCGTGGGCAATTTTTGCAACCGCTTCAATATCCAATACATTGATTCTTGGGTTTCCTATGGTTTCGCCATAGATGGCTTTGGTTTTAGGAGTGATGGCTTTTCTGAAATTTTCCGGATCATCGGGATCAACAAATATGGCGTTAATTCCAAGTTTCCGCAGTGTTACATTGAATAACTCAAAAGTCCCGCCATAAAGGGTAACTGAGGATACTATGTCATCTCCTGAATTTGCGACATTAAGTATGGAATATAGAATAGCGGCCAGTCCTGATGATGTTGCCAGAGCGCCTATGCCTCCTTCTAATTCTGCTATTCTTTTTTCAAATACATCTTCTGTGGGATTCATGATCCGTGAATAGATATTCCCGCTTTTTCTTAAATTGAATAAGTCGGCTGCATCGTCTGCATCATCAAACACATAAGAGGTGGTCTGATAAATAGGTACTGCTCTTGATTTGGTTGCCGGATCTACTTGCTGGCCTGCATGAACCTGTAAGGTTTCAAAATGAAATTTTTGTTCTGACATGACATGAAAATTTTAAGGTTTATTGAATATGAATTAATTTTAAATTTTATTTGAATGTTGAAAACTGCGGGTGGAGCTGATTTACCATATAAAGCAGCAGAATTGTATAAGGCAGCCGGTCATCATACAATGCATGACAGCCATAGTGAAATTCCCTGAAGTTGATGGATGGAATTTTACCTTTGTGGCTGCTTTCAGATTATATGTAAAAAATAATTGCATTTTTGTATGATTTATTTTTCCTGTAATCGCCTATGACCGGGAATATTATTTTCCTGATTTTTCTCTGTTTTTACGTTACAAAAGTGTTGTAAATAAAATTTTTGTGAAATCGCCTTTATGAGGTATTTTATATACCTAAAAATGGGTAGAAAATGTAAGATTGTTGATGATTAAATTTTAAAATCAGTCGAATTACTTAGTCTATACTTTCAATTAAATACTAAACTGAAAAGAAACCATGTTAAGATTAATTTTTTCATTGTTTGTTGTTTTTCACGGGCTCATACACCTGATGGGCTTTATAAAAGCCTTTAAATTCATTGAAATCAAGAACTTTAATCTGATTATATCCAGGCCGGCCGGGATTTTATGGCTACTGGCAGGGGGATTATTTATTTTGACCATTATTCTTTTCCTTTCTAAAGTTGAATGGTGGTGGGTCATTGCAATTCCAGCCGTCATCCTGTCACAAATCCTGATCATCGCGGTTTGGCATGAGGCAAAATTTGGAACAATTACCAATATGATCGTTGTTTTGGTGGCAATTGAAGGATTTGGATGCTGGCAGTTTAACCGGATGGTGAAAAATGAATTGAATTTGTACACATCTTTTGTTGGGGAAAATAAAATGGTTACCCCCGAGATGCTCGGAAAAGTGCCGCCTGTGGTTCAGAAATGGCTTCGACGTTCTAATGTGGTTGGGAAAAATGAGACTCAAAGCGTTTATCTATTTCAGGGCGGGGAAATGCGTACCTCTCCTAATGGGAAATGGATGCCCGTCAGGGCAGAACAATGGTATATGATTCAGGAACCTTGTTTTCTGTGGATCGCGGATGTACAAGCTGCACCTTTTATCCATCTTAAAGGAATGGACAAATTTGAAAACGGGAAAGGTAAAATGCTGATCAAACTACTTTCTGTTTTCCCAGTCGTGAATGCTTCCGGCGAAAAAATTGACCAGGGGACCATGCTGCGCTATCTTGGTGAAATTGTCTGGTTCCCCTCTGCTGCACTTTGTGATTACATTAAATGGGACCAGGTTGATTCTCAGAGGGCAAGGGCAACCATGACTTACGCGGGTCTGACTGTGTCCGGATTATTCAAATTTGATGAAAATGGTGATGTGGTAAGCTTTGAAGCTAAA
Proteins encoded in this region:
- a CDS encoding O-acetylhomoserine aminocarboxypropyltransferase/cysteine synthase, with protein sequence MSEQKFHFETLQVHAGQQVDPATKSRAVPIYQTTSYVFDDADDAADLFNLRKSGNIYSRIMNPTEDVFEKRIAELEGGIGALATSSGLAAILYSILNVANSGDDIVSSVTLYGGTFELFNVTLRKLGINAIFVDPDDPENFRKAITPKTKAIYGETIGNPRINVLDIEAVAKIAHENKIPFIIDNTFGTPYLVRPIEYGADVVVHSATKFIGGHGTAVGGVIVDGGKFDWIGSGKFPDFTTPDKSYNGIRYANDLGAAAYISKARVQLLRNTGATVAPLNAFLFIQGLETLSLRVERHVENARKIVKYLSNHPKVAWVNYPELEGNKYHHLAKKYLPKGAGSIFTFGIKGGEKAGKVFINSLKLFSLLANVADAKSLVIHPASTTHAELNAEEQKAAGVTPDLIRLSIGIENAEDLIADLEQAFTKVE